A genomic region of Apteryx mantelli isolate bAptMan1 chromosome 12, bAptMan1.hap1, whole genome shotgun sequence contains the following coding sequences:
- the LOC106492157 gene encoding acylamino-acid-releasing enzyme-like: MEPPVLSSAEEIAALYRELSQHPTLSAACIGPDVTTQYGGKYCSLYTEWSQRDLERAENVKFCRQYLVFHDGQSIVYSGPAGTCSEIKDELLSRESPSGTLKAVLRKAQSKDKEKQFLEVWDQNRKVKSIDLTALDKHGSVYDDDQFGCLAWSHSETHLLYVAEKKRPKAESFFQSKAPELGDSAEEDLGHSKKQDAPVKGEQFVYHEDWGETLSTRSVPVLCVLDIEGSSISVLEGVPEHVSPGQAFWSPSDTGVVFVGWWHEPFRLGLRHCTNRRSALFYVDLTGGRCELLSEDTKATWSPRLSPDQCRIAYLENSALGPHQQCSRLRMYDWYTKRTCTVLEAVPRQTWGAFPGIYCSALPGLCWAADSQRLVLDTAQRSQQDLFVVDTLTGTVTSLTADGPQGSWSLLTIDRDLLVARFSTPSCPPKLKVALLPGAGREAHVQWVCLQDVSPVPGITWAVRTLQPLPEQDNLQYRGLDFDAILLRPSEGPAAQKPPLVVMPHGGPHSVFAAGWMLYPAALCCVGFAVLLVNYRGSLGFGQDSVASLPGNVGTQDVQDVQLCVERVLQEERLDSARVALVGGSHGGFLACHLIGQFPDTYQACVVRNPVVNIASMVTATDIPDWCLTETGLPYAPDALPDPAQWTEMLRKSPMCYVDRVRVPVLLMLGEDDRRVPPRQGLEYYRALKARGVPTRLLWYPDNNHALAGVEAKADGFMNMALWLLKHLRC; this comes from the exons ATGGAGCCGccg GTGCTGTCGAGCGCGGAGGAGATCGCAGCGCTGTACCGGGAGCTGAGCCAGCACCCCACGCTCAGCGCCGCCTGCATCGGCCCCGACGTCACCACCCAGTACGGGGGCAAATACTGCAGCCTCTACACCG AATGGTCTCAGCGGGACCTGGAGCGAGCGGAGAACGTCAAGTTCTGCCGCCAGTACCTCGTCTTCCACGACGGCCAGTCCATCGTGTACTCGGGGCCTGCGGGGACCTGCTCTGAGATCAAGGATGA GCTGCTGAGCAGGGAGTCCCCCAGCGGCACGCTGAAGGCTGTCCTGCGCAAGGCCCAAAGCAAGGACAAGGAGAAGCAGTTTCTGGAG GTCTGGGATCAGAACCGCAAGGTGAAGAGCATCGATTTGACGGCTCTGGACAAGCATGGCAGTGTCTACGATGATG ATCAGTTTGGCTGCCTGGCCTGGTCCCACTCAGAGACTCACCTGCTCTATGTGGCCGAGAAGAAGCGGCCCAAGGCCGAGTCCTTCTTTCAGAGCAAAGCGCCCGAGCTGGGTGACTCCGCTGAAGAGGACCTGGGGCATTCCAAGAAGCAGGATGCACCCGTCAAG GGTGAGCAGTTCGTGTACCACGAGGACTGGGGAGAGACACTGAGCACCCGCAGCGTGCCCGTCCTCTGCGTGCTGGACATTGAGGGGAGCAGTATCTCCGTGCTGGAGGGCGTCCCGGAGCACGTCTCCCCTGGGCAG GCCTTCTGGTCCCCCAGTGACACTGGTGTGGTGTTCGTGGGCTGGTGGCACGAGCCTTTCCGCCTGGGCCTGCGGCACTGCACCAACCGCCG GTCTGCACTGTTCTACGTGGACCTCACGGGTGGGAGATGTG agctgctctctgaaGACACCAAGGCCACGTGGTCCCCGCGGCTCAGCCCCGACCAGTGCCGCATCGCCTACCTGGAGAACAGTGCCCTAGGCCCCCACCAGCAGTGCAGCCGGCTTCGCATG TACGACTGGTACACCAAGCGCACCTGCACCGTGCTCGAGGCTGTGCCCCGGCAGACGTGGG GTGCTTTCCCAGGCATCTACTGCAGCGCTCTGccggggctgtgctgggcagccgACAGCCAGAGGCTCGTGTTGGACACAGCCCAGCGCAGCCAGCAG GACCTCTTTGTGGTGGACACGCTGACAGGCACCGTGACCTCGCTGACGGCTG atGGTCCCCAGGGGAGCTGGTCTCTCCTCACCATCGACCGGGACCTCCTGGTGGCCAGGTTCTCCACCCCTAGCTGCCCCCCCAAGCTG AAAGTGGCTCTCTTGCCCGGCGCGGGCCGGGAGGCCCACGTGCAGTGGGTCTGCCTGCAGGATGTGTCCCCAGTGCCTGGCATCACCTGGGCCGTGCGCACCCTGCAGCCTCTGCCGGAGCAGGACAACCTGCAGTACA GGGGCCTGGATTTTGATGCCATCCTGCTGCGGCCAAGTGAGGGCCCCGCAGCCCAGAAACCCCCACTGGTCGTGATGCCCCACG GGGGTCCCCACTCTGTCTTTGCAGCCGGGTGGATGCTGTACCCAGCCGCGCTCTGCTGCGTGGGCTTCGCTGTGCTCCTGG TGAATTACCGCGGCTCGCTGGGCTTCGGCCAGGACAGTGTGGCCTCCCTGCCAGGCAACGTGGGCACTCAAGACGTGCAGGATGTGCAG CTCTGCGTGGAGCGGGTGCTGCAGGAGGAGAGGCTGGACTCTGCCCGAGTGGCGCTGGTGGGTGGCTCACATGGTGGCTTCTTGGCGTGCCACCTCATTGGGCAGTTCCCCGACACCTACCAGGCCTGCGTGGTCCGCAACCCCGTGGTGAACATCGCCTCCATGGTCACCGCCACCGACATCCCCGACTG GTGCCTGACAGAGACAGGGCTGCCCTACGCGCCTGATGCCCTGCCAGACCCAGCCCAGTGGACAGAGATGCTGCGCAAGTCACCCATGTGCTATGTCGACCGG GTCCGCGTGCCTGTGCTGCTGATGCTGGGGGAAGATGACCGGCGCGTGCCCCCCAGGCAGGGGCTGGAGTACTACCGTGCCCTCAAGGCCCGGGGCGTCCCCACGCG GCTGCTCTGGTACCCAGACAACAACCACGCTCTGGCCGGAGTCGAGGCCAAAGCTGACGGTTTCATGAACATGGCGCTGTGGCTGCTCAAACACCTGCGGTGCTGA